Genomic segment of Bdellovibrionales bacterium:
TTTGGCAAAATTGCCGCATTTTACAGTCGGCAATCAGGATTGGTGCACCGTATTCTTTTGTGCTGGCTTGTAGGAACTACCCTTCTGTCATTTTTAAACATCAAAAATTACGATTTGCACTTCGCATTCCGCGGGGCTCAAAAAGTGAGTCGCGATCTTTTAGTGGTCCATCTTCCGAGCGAAAGCGAGGCTGTCGATGAGGCAATTAAAATTCTACACGATTTTGAGGTTAAGGCCATCGTTGCTCCCGTGAATAAGAAAGACGCAAAGCTTTTTAGCCTTCACAAAGACGTACTGCTGGTCCCACGCAAAGGATTTAAACCCGATAAGGACGGCATTTTACGATCGGTCGAAGTGGCCGAGCCCGTGATCGAAGCTCTAGGCCTCAAAAAAGAAGAGAAGGAGCACCCTCCAACAGCATTGATCAACTTTCGCGGCGGTAATGCTACTTTTCCGTCAATTTACTTCTACGAAATTAAATCTCAGAAGATTCTTCCTTCCTTGGTGAAAGATAAAATCATTATCATCAATCTCCAAGATGAAGAGAACGAGCCCCTTCAAACGCCCGTGGGAGACCTTACACCGGCAGAAATACTGGCAACGACGATCGACAATATCCTTCTCCATCGATTTATTGCTCCCGCGAATTTCGCCGTTTCCGCAGCGATCACATTTTTTCTAACCACATTCATTGCGTTGTTGGTTTTTTATTTTCCATCCAATCTGGCGATTTTAAGTGTATTTATATGCATTCTTTTAACTTCGTCCTCCTGCTTTCTCCTTTTTGATCACTTTTATCTCTGGCTCCCACTCCTTGTTTTTATTATTCAAACACTTTTGACCTACCTGGTTTTTATTAATTATAAAT
This window contains:
- a CDS encoding CHASE2 domain-containing protein, whose amino-acid sequence is FGKIAAFYSRQSGLVHRILLCWLVGTTLLSFLNIKNYDLHFAFRGAQKVSRDLLVVHLPSESEAVDEAIKILHDFEVKAIVAPVNKKDAKLFSLHKDVLLVPRKGFKPDKDGILRSVEVAEPVIEALGLKKEEKEHPPTALINFRGGNATFPSIYFYEIKSQKILPSLVKDKIIIINLQDEENEPLQTPVGDLTPAEILATTIDNILLHRFIAPANFAVSAAITFFLTTFIALLVFYFPSNLAILSVFICILLTSSSCFLLFDHFYLWLPLLVFIIQTLLTYLVFINYKLTKKEQLAWQLEKQKVYQDEMDELKKNFLSLFSHDLKTPIAKILAQMDILENSIQDQNKLSDGFNKVRKYSHELNQYVKNILKISQIESNRFNLKKEPCDINLLIRQAVAILAPIAEEKKITLNSHLDTLFSISCDKDLVQQIILNIIENALKYSPANTSIDIYSLEENDFVVVRIQDHGEGIKVDDQARVWEKFSRVNNKTEGTGLGLYLVKYFVEAHNGAVFMDSEENVGTTVTFKLPIS